In the genome of Dyadobacter fermentans DSM 18053, the window GGTCTTTCATAAGGGCGATCAGCGGCGTTACCACAATGCACACACCCTTGGAGGCCATCACCGGTACCTGGAAACAAATGGATTTGCCGCCGCCGGTAGGCAGCAGCACGAGCGTATCCATGCCATTCAGGACGGCCTGAATGGCGTCTTCCTGAAATGGCCTGAATGCGTCGTAACCCCAATATTGTTTCAGGACAGACCGGATATCAGTCATCGGAACTCCGTTTTTGGTGTGGTGATCAGATTTTGCAAAGTAATTGCATTACCCGCGTTATCGAAAGCGGGAACCCTCACGTTTGATAAAAAAGAAATGCCTACAAATTGTTCTCCAACGCGCAAAAGCCGTTATTTAAAGGCAAATTTCACACCACATCATGATTTTACATGCAGGCCAAAAGGAAAGCTACCCGTGGTGGCTGCCCTGGCTTTTTACGCTGAGTTTCATCCTGATTACGTTTCTGCCTCGCTCGATTGACGACACCATGTTCATGGATGGCGTAACCTATGCCGCCATTGCCCGCAATATGTCGGAAGGGATCGGCACATTCTGGCGGCCGTTTTTCGCGCATTCCTTCTGGCTGCCGTACGATAACGGCGAGTATTTTTCGGGACATCCGCCGCTGCAATTCGGGTTGCAGGCAGTTCTTTTTAAAATAATCGGGGATACGCCGGCAGTCGAGAATAGCTATAATGCGCTCATTTTGGGCGGCTATTTGGTTTTGATAGTTGGAGTCTGGCGCAAATTGCTGGCCCCCGCAAGCGGCTACGGTGCACTCGGCTGGCTGCCGGTGCTCTGCTGGTATGGGTTGGTGACGGTTTGGTACAGCATTCCCAACAATTTCCTGGACAGTACTATGGGACTGTTCTGCCTGGTTTCATGCTATTTTCAATTGATTTTCCTGAAAAAGAATGTCACCCGTAAAATAGACGGATTGTGGCCGCTACTGGCAGGCGTTGGCATCGTTCTGGCCTTTCTGACCAAAGGTCCGGTGGGGCTCTACCCGCTTGCATTTTCGATGATTTATGCATTTGCGGACGCCTCGTATACTTTCCAAAAAGCACTCCGGCCAACGCTGATCATGCTGGCCGTGATCGTGCTAAGCGCGGCAAGCATCTTCGCACATGCCCCCGCGAGGGAATTTATGACCACGTATTTCAACGGGCAAGTGGTGCAGGCGCTGCTGCAAAAGCGCGAGAAGGCAGGCACCGGCTGGACGGCCCACATTACGTTGGTGACCGAACTGATCCGAAACATCACGCCGCATTTGCTGGCGCTGGCCGGATTGTACGCTTTATCTTTTGCATTGAAATGGAGAATGCTGCGCGAAAAATACATTTCCCAAAACATTGTGCTTACGGCGCTGGTGGCAGCGTCGGGGATTGTGCCTATGCTTGTGAGTATCAAGCAATACCCGCATTACCTGATGCCCGCGCTGCCGTTCGTTGCCTTACTTTTCGCTTTCCTGCTCGTCCAGCGGGTGGCCGCGGCCCTGGTTTGGCGGACGCAACTCACGATTATCGTGTTTTTTGTTGGCATTCTGGCATGCTGGGGCGCTACTTTCAGGAAGGTAAGCAGCATCCAGCCGGACGTCTACTCGGCCAACGCAAAACAGCTACGTACATTGGTACCGGTAGCTTCTACAATCGGTATTTGCCATGATTTGTACCAGCATGCCGATATCCACGCCAACTTACAGCGGTATCATCAACTATCGTTATCAACCCAAACGGATACCGCCCGTTACGTCCTGGCCGACTCCACGT includes:
- a CDS encoding ArnT family glycosyltransferase, coding for MILHAGQKESYPWWLPWLFTLSFILITFLPRSIDDTMFMDGVTYAAIARNMSEGIGTFWRPFFAHSFWLPYDNGEYFSGHPPLQFGLQAVLFKIIGDTPAVENSYNALILGGYLVLIVGVWRKLLAPASGYGALGWLPVLCWYGLVTVWYSIPNNFLDSTMGLFCLVSCYFQLIFLKKNVTRKIDGLWPLLAGVGIVLAFLTKGPVGLYPLAFSMIYAFADASYTFQKALRPTLIMLAVIVLSAASIFAHAPAREFMTTYFNGQVVQALLQKREKAGTGWTAHITLVTELIRNITPHLLALAGLYALSFALKWRMLREKYISQNIVLTALVAASGIVPMLVSIKQYPHYLMPALPFVALLFAFLLVQRVAAALVWRTQLTIIVFFVGILACWGATFRKVSSIQPDVYSANAKQLRTLVPVASTIGICHDLYQHADIHANLQRYHQLSLSTQTDTARYVLADSTCLPQFDLKRDSVVTINGGFLLVVRHTVPPIK